The proteins below are encoded in one region of Flavobacterium sp. IMCC34852:
- the rplL gene encoding 50S ribosomal protein L7/L12, producing the protein MADLKQFAEQLVNLTVKEVNDLATILKDEYGIEPAAAAVVVAAGGGDAGAAEEQTEFTVVLKDAGASKLAVVKAVKELTGLGLKEAKDIVDGAPANIKEGVSKAEAEGLKKSLEEAGAVVELK; encoded by the coding sequence ATGGCAGATTTGAAACAATTCGCAGAACAATTAGTTAACCTAACAGTAAAAGAAGTTAACGATTTAGCTACAATATTAAAAGATGAGTATGGTATTGAACCAGCTGCTGCAGCAGTAGTAGTTGCTGCTGGTGGTGGTGATGCCGGAGCTGCTGAAGAGCAAACAGAATTCACAGTAGTATTGAAAGATGCTGGTGCTTCTAAATTAGCAGTAGTTAAAGCTGTAAAAGAACTTACAGGTTTAGGTCTTAAAGAAGCAAAAGATATCGTTGATGGTGCACCTGCAAACATCAAAGAAGGAGTATCTAAAGCAGAAGCTGAAGGTTTGAAAAAATCTTTAGAAGAAGCTGGAGCTGTTGTTGAGTTAAAATAA
- the rplJ gene encoding 50S ribosomal protein L10 — translation MTREEKSIAIEDLTAKLAESNIVYIADTSGLDAETTSNLRRACFKAGIKLEVVKNTLLEKAMEASANDYGDLASVLKGNSSIFIADIANAPAKIIKDFRKKSDKPVFKGAYINQEIYIGDNLLDSLASLKSKEEVIGEIIGLLQSPAQRIISALLNNAEQKGEAAE, via the coding sequence ATGACAAGAGAAGAAAAATCAATCGCGATAGAAGATTTAACTGCAAAGTTGGCGGAAAGTAATATTGTATATATTGCTGACACCTCTGGGTTAGATGCAGAAACTACTTCAAATCTAAGAAGAGCTTGTTTCAAAGCAGGTATCAAATTAGAAGTAGTAAAAAATACTTTGCTTGAAAAAGCAATGGAAGCTTCCGCAAATGATTACGGTGATTTAGCTTCTGTATTAAAAGGAAATTCTTCCATTTTTATTGCAGACATCGCCAATGCTCCGGCAAAAATCATTAAAGATTTTAGAAAGAAATCAGATAAACCTGTTTTCAAAGGTGCTTATATCAACCAAGAAATCTACATTGGAGATAACTTGTTAGACAGCCTAGCATCTCTTAAATCTAAAGAAGAAGTTATTGGAGAAATCATCGGATTACTTCAATCTCCTGCGCAACGTATTATTTCAGCGTTATTAAACAATGCTGAACAAAAAGGCGAGGCAGCAGAATAA
- the rplA gene encoding 50S ribosomal protein L1, with amino-acid sequence MAKLTKKQKEAAAKIEKNKLYSLKDASSLLKNVASAKFDESVDIAVRLGVDPRKANQMVRGVVTLPHGTGKDTKVLALVTPDKEAEAKAAGADFVGLDDYLQKIKDGWTDVDVIITMPAIMGKLGPLGRVLGPRGLMPNPKTGTVTMEIGKAVAEVKAGKIDFKVDKTGIVHAGIGRISFEADKIVDNAHEIIQTLLKLKPTAAKGTYIKSIHLSSTMSPAIALDPKAV; translated from the coding sequence ATGGCAAAATTGACAAAAAAACAAAAAGAGGCTGCTGCAAAGATTGAGAAAAACAAATTGTATTCATTAAAAGACGCTTCGTCTTTATTGAAGAATGTTGCTTCTGCAAAATTTGATGAGTCTGTAGACATTGCTGTTCGTTTAGGAGTAGATCCAAGAAAAGCAAACCAAATGGTAAGAGGTGTTGTGACTCTTCCTCACGGAACCGGTAAAGACACTAAAGTTTTGGCTTTAGTTACTCCGGACAAAGAAGCTGAAGCAAAAGCTGCCGGAGCTGATTTCGTAGGATTAGACGATTACCTTCAAAAAATTAAAGATGGTTGGACAGATGTTGATGTAATCATCACTATGCCGGCTATCATGGGTAAATTAGGACCATTAGGACGTGTATTAGGTCCAAGAGGTTTAATGCCAAACCCAAAAACGGGAACAGTTACTATGGAAATTGGTAAAGCTGTTGCTGAAGTAAAAGCGGGTAAAATCGACTTTAAAGTGGATAAAACTGGAATCGTTCACGCCGGTATCGGAAGAATTTCTTTCGAAGCGGATAAGATTGTAGACAACGCTCACGAGATCATTCAAACATTACTTAAATTAAAACCAACTGCAGCAAAAGGTACTTACATCAAGTCAATTCACTTGTCAAGTACTATGAGTCCTGCTATCGCTTTAGATCCTAAAGCTGTATAA
- the rplK gene encoding 50S ribosomal protein L11, which translates to MAKEISKVVKLQVKGGAANPSPPVGPALGAAGVNIMEFCKQFNARTQDQPGKVLPVQITVYKDKSFDFVVKTPPAAIQLLDAAKLKSGSGEPNRRKVGSVSWDQIKTIAEDKMPDLNAFTIESAMSMVAGTARSMGLTVTGDSPLKQA; encoded by the coding sequence ATGGCTAAAGAAATTAGTAAAGTAGTTAAACTACAAGTTAAGGGAGGTGCTGCGAACCCGTCGCCACCGGTTGGACCTGCTTTGGGAGCTGCTGGAGTTAATATCATGGAGTTCTGTAAGCAATTCAATGCGAGAACTCAAGATCAACCCGGCAAAGTGTTACCGGTACAAATTACCGTGTACAAAGACAAATCGTTTGATTTTGTCGTGAAAACTCCGCCTGCTGCAATTCAATTATTGGATGCTGCCAAATTAAAATCCGGTTCTGGAGAGCCAAATCGTCGTAAAGTGGGTAGCGTAAGCTGGGACCAAATCAAAACGATTGCCGAAGACAAGATGCCTGATTTAAATGCATTCACTATCGAATCTGCTATGAGCATGGTTGCTGGAACAGCTAGATCAATGGGATTAACTGTAACTGGAGATTCTCCGCTAAAACAAGCGTAA
- the nusG gene encoding transcription termination/antitermination protein NusG, with translation MADINVKKWYVVRAVSGQENKVKAYIETEINRLGMSDYISQVLVPTEKVVQVRDGKKIAKDKVYFPGYVMIEANLVGEIPHIIKSITGVIGFLGEVKGGDPVPLRMSEVNRMLGKVDELAVNTDTQSIPFSIGETIKVIDGPFNGFNGTIDKINEEKRKLEVMVKIFGRKTPLELSFMQVEKV, from the coding sequence ATGGCTGATATTAATGTAAAAAAATGGTATGTCGTTAGGGCTGTTAGCGGTCAAGAGAATAAGGTAAAAGCTTATATCGAAACTGAAATTAACAGACTTGGCATGTCAGATTATATCTCTCAAGTGCTTGTTCCGACTGAAAAAGTGGTGCAAGTTAGAGATGGGAAAAAGATAGCTAAGGATAAGGTATATTTTCCTGGTTATGTCATGATTGAAGCTAATTTGGTTGGTGAAATTCCACACATCATTAAATCGATTACCGGTGTGATTGGTTTTTTGGGTGAAGTTAAAGGAGGAGATCCGGTGCCTTTAAGAATGTCAGAAGTTAACAGAATGCTTGGAAAAGTCGATGAATTGGCTGTCAATACTGATACCCAAAGCATTCCTTTCAGTATAGGTGAAACAATCAAGGTTATTGATGGTCCTTTCAATGGTTTCAACGGAACTATTGATAAAATCAATGAAGAAAAGCGTAAGCTGGAAGTGATGGTGAAAATTTTCGGAAGAAAAACTCCATTAGAATTGAGCTTTATGCAAGTTGAAAAAGTATAA
- the secE gene encoding preprotein translocase subunit SecE, whose amino-acid sequence MTKIVNYISEAFEELKTNVTWPEWAEVQKFTIVVAVFSIVFALATWGVDEACAKVIAGFFKWLKP is encoded by the coding sequence ATGACAAAAATTGTTAACTATATATCAGAGGCATTTGAAGAATTGAAAACAAATGTTACTTGGCCGGAATGGGCTGAGGTTCAAAAATTCACTATTGTAGTGGCTGTATTTTCAATTGTTTTTGCTTTGGCAACTTGGGGTGTTGATGAAGCTTGTGCAAAAGTAATTGCCGGTTTCTTTAAATGGTTAAAACCTTAA